A stretch of DNA from Candidatus Brocadia sp.:
TAGCAATGCAATGATATTTTTCCTTTAGTTTCTTCACGGTTTCCACCTTATCTTCCGGAAGCAATTTAGCATAAAATTCATCGATTTCAGTTTCTCTGGCAATTTCAGCGGCTGTTCCCTCGTTATCGCCCGTCAGCATGATAACCCTTTCGATTCCCTCATGCTTTAAGGTCTGAACGACATTTTTGGCCTCCACCCTGACCCTATCAGCTACCGCAATAATTCCCAGGAGTTCCTTTTCAGAGCCCAATAATATAACTGTTTTCCCTTGATTCTCTAACTCAGAGATTTGAGCAAGGATTTTGTCTGTTTTTTGCGGGTTTTTTACTACCCCTGTTTCCCCTCCCCCTTTGTCCCCCTCATAGAGGGGGATAGAGGAGGAGGTGAATTCGTTGTAGCCTGCTGCGTTAGGAGTTAAAAATTGCAAGAAGAGGCGTTTGCTACCAATAAAATATTCACAGTTACCTATTTTTGCCTTTGCACCCATCCCTAGCAAGGACTCAAATGCATCTACCATCTGAAGATGTAATCCCCTTTCCTTTGCATGACTTACAATAGTCTCTCCAAGGGGATGCTCGGAACGGCTTTCGATACTGGCAGCCAGTTGTAGTATTTTTTCTTTTGTCTGATTATTCAAAGGTATGATATCAATAACAGAAGGTTTACCAATGGTAACAGTTCCGGTTTTATCAAAGGCGATGGCCTTCAGTTTTGCTGCAATCTCGAGAAATACTCCACCCTTTACCAATATGCCATGCCGAGCCGCATTCCCAATAGCTGCAACTATTGTAACCGGAACCGAGAGGGCAATACCACAAGAACACGACACAACCAAAACCACGAGTCCCCTATAGAACCAGTAAGAAAATCCTACCCACAGCAAGGGAGGAACTACCGCCACAACGAAGGCCAGGGCAAACATTACAGGGGTATAATATTTTCCAAACTTTTCGCCAAAGCGCTGATAGCTGGATTTTCTTGCCTGGGCCTCTTCTACTGAATGAATAATCTTCGCAAGGGTGGTATCCTTCGATAATTTCGTTACCATCACTTCCAGGACACCCCTTTGATTTAGTGTACCTGCAAAGACATCATCTCCCTCCTTCTTTTCTACAGGGATCGATTCACCGGTAATGGGAGATTGATCGATGCCGGAGTAGCCTTTTATTATCTTTCCATCCAGGGGTATTTTTTCAGCTGGCCGTATGATGATACTGTCAGAGATTTCTACCTCTTCTACGGGCAAAATCATTTCCTTCCCATCTCTCCTGACCAGCGCTTCTTTTGGTGTCAGTTCCATGAGCATCCGTATAGCACCCCTTGATTTGCTTACGGTATAGATTTCTAAGACGTCGCCCAACAGGTATATAAAGACCAGCATGGAAGCCTCCTCCCATAATCCGAGCGCTACAGCCCCAATAGCCCCAGTAACCATTAAGGTTCGGATATTGAGGGTCAGTGTCTTTAAGGCGTTGAATGCCATCTTTGCAGGATAATAACCACCAATAACAATGGCCAAACTGTGAAGGATAATAGTTATCATCCCCTTCCATTCAAGTTTTTCCAATACAAAGGCTACTAAGGTAAAAAGGCCGCACGCTGAAAGGGCTATAATCCTCTTCTCCTTCCACCAGGTGATTTTTGCCATGGCTTCCCTAACAACCGATGCCTTCATCCCCGTTTCAGCAACACTCTTGATGATTTGCTGTATCGAAATTAATGAAGGGTCATAAATGACTTTTACGCCCTGAGTGGCAAGATAAATCTGGAAGTCTTTTATGCCAGCAAGGGATCTTAACTTCTTTTCGATGATATTTACCTCATCCTGACAATCCATTCCCTCAACAATCAGTTTATAGGTTTCAACTATATCTTCTGTCATTGTTCTACACTCCAAATGGGGTAGTCACGCTTAAGTATCTTGGCCACGGCCAGACATTTTCTCAATTCCTTTGCAATTCTTTCAGAGGTGATAGGTGCATTTCTGATCGATCTGATTTTAGTTGGGGTTGTGAATACATCTTCAGAACCTTTTATGACCTCGAAAGAAGATGTTACGTCCTTTCCAATAAATTGTTCAATGAAATCGTTATCGATAACAGGATTTCCATCGCGGTCTGCAGGATTTTTAACAATGTGAATTTCTTGGATTGCAATAGTGCGTTCAATATCGACAATAAGTTCAAAGGGCCCATGCTCTCCCTCACCTCTAACCGGGAACGCCTTTTCTACCTCACTCCGACCGCGTCTTGTAGTCATGGAATAATAGACAACGGTCCTTTCACCTTCACCAATTTCAATGCCCTGCCGGGTTAATTCATTCATTTGCTGCTCTGATAAATAAACGTGGTGCTTTTCAACCCACAAATAAGGATGTTGCTTTTTTATCTCATAAAGCGTCATTTCCTGGCCATGTCCGGCATGTGGAGCTTCTGCACAACCACATGGCAAAGAAACAAACAGTATGCACGCAAACCACTTTTTCATAACGTGCCCTTTCGTTTGATAGATTTTTCGTTTAGGGTAATTTGTAATACGCTAGTTGAACACCCTTGCTTATTCTTACCCGCCATGTTTCGCATAGGGAAAACAAGCACAGACAAACGAGTTTGTCTGTAACATTCCCTGCCTATCAAAATTATCCCCTTGGCCAGTACATGATGATAATTACACCAATGAGGGCAATAAGACCGCCAATCAGATCAAATTTGTCCGGGGCAGTCTTGTCAACCTGCCAACCCCACAGAATAGAGAGAACAATGAAGATGCCACCATAGGCAGCATAGACACGGCCAAAATTTGCAGGCTGGAATGTTGGTATAATTCCATAGATAATCAACACGATCGCACCGGATAAACCGAACCAAATACTCTTACCCTCTCTTAGCCAGAGCCATACCAGGTATCCTCCGCCAATTTCGCAGAATCCGGCAAGAATAAAGAAGAAAATTGACCTGGCAATTTCAATCTTTTCCATTTTCAACTCCTATTCCATTGGAGACCTTTTCTGTCACGAGGTACGATAATTATTCTTCAAGGGGGAAGGTACAGATGCACCTTACCCCCGCAATAGCGTTTCCCTACTATTGCGTTCCAAAATGACCCCCAGTTCCATGAGGACATGGTTTTAGAACAAGTTGGAAGTTTATTTTCTTCTTTCAGATATTCCTCTGCGTTTTTTGCGTCTTTACGGTAAACCATTACGACAAATCTTTTGCCACCATCATTGTCCCCCTATTTTCGTCACCGCCAGCCTTTCAATATCTGCAATGAACTGGTTTAAACTTTTTAGGGATTCAATATAGGAAATCCTTGTTTCTGCCCATGTCCTCTGGGCATCAAGCAAGTCTATATAATTAAACTCACCTTCTTTGTATCCCCTTGTAATTAACTTAAGGGATTCTTCTGCCTTTGGCAGAATCTTATCCCTAAATTCAATGACACGCTTCCGTTCCACATTGTATGAATTGAAATTTCTTCTTAACTGAAATAACAGATCATTGTAAACCGACAGGTTCTCACTCTTCGCCTTTCTTGCAAGGGCCTTACCCTTCTGTATGTTGCCCTGGTTTCGATTAAAAAAGGGAGCCGGTATTTCAACAGACATCTTCACAGTGTCTATGTTCTCCGCTGTGAGCCTTTGATAGCCCGCCGATACATTGATATCAGGTATAACCTGTCTTTTTTCTAACATTAACTGTGTGTCTGCCATTTCAATATTCTTCTTTGATGCCTTAAGGAATGGTTGATTATTCTCCATCTTTAGTTCAAGATCATGAAGTGACAACTCCACAGGTCTTGTTAGAAGTTTTCCTGTTACACCATTAATTGTTTCTTCCGGAACTCCCATCACCGTTTGTAACTCCTTTATCGAATTTTGCAGATTGCCTTCTGCATTGGATACAGAATTTCTTGCCTTTGACGATTCTACTTCTGCCCTAATGACATTCGTAATAGCCACTTCACCCGCCTCAAATCTGAGTTTCTCACTCTTATAAATACTGCTCGCAATTTTTTCTGTTTCCCTGGCTATAGCTAACCCTTCCTGATCTCCTATAACCTTACAAAACGCCTTCTTTGTGTCGGCGATGACATTCAATAAAACGGCATCGCGTTCGAACTCGTTTTTTTCTTTTGATTTTTCACTGATCTTGATTCCCAGTCCCCTCTTACCACCCGTGATGATGGGCTGAGTTACGGCAACCAGGTTTTGGCTTTGATTCAGCCCAATCTCAGTAGTAGGCATTTGGTCTGCCAAAAGTTCTAAGACAGGATTCGGGTACAATTTTGACTGCCTTAATGCCCCAGCGGCTACATCTACCTGATCCCTTGTCGATTGCAATTGTGGATTTCTTTCAACAGCGCCATGAATAGCTTCTGCAAGCGAAATCATTTTATTCACCGATTGAGTATTTTTATCCTCAGCTTTAATCGGGAATTCGCTTCCAATGGCTATTCTCCAAAAATATGGTAAATCAATCAGTAGGCAAGCTATAACAATTAAAGAAATAAATCCGTATCTTTGAAGACGGTGATTAAAAGTAACATGCGTATACATATCATAACCTTTCTCGATAAACCAAGTATTGTGTAATGTTCACCACGGATTTGCACGGGATTGCACCGAGAGCAGAGTTTGCTCTGAAGCGAGTAGAAGGCTGCCCCCATTACACAGGCTTTGTCGTGAGTCTTCGGCGTAGGCGTTCGGA
This window harbors:
- a CDS encoding YnfA family protein, translating into MEIARSIFFFILAGFCEIGGGYLVWLWLREGKSIWFGLSGAIVLIIYGIIPTFQPANFGRVYAAYGGIFIVLSILWGWQVDKTAPDKFDLIGGLIALIGVIIIMYWPRG
- a CDS encoding TolC family protein, giving the protein MYTHVTFNHRLQRYGFISLIVIACLLIDLPYFWRIAIGSEFPIKAEDKNTQSVNKMISLAEAIHGAVERNPQLQSTRDQVDVAAGALRQSKLYPNPVLELLADQMPTTEIGLNQSQNLVAVTQPIITGGKRGLGIKISEKSKEKNEFERDAVLLNVIADTKKAFCKVIGDQEGLAIARETEKIASSIYKSEKLRFEAGEVAITNVIRAEVESSKARNSVSNAEGNLQNSIKELQTVMGVPEETINGVTGKLLTRPVELSLHDLELKMENNQPFLKASKKNIEMADTQLMLEKRQVIPDINVSAGYQRLTAENIDTVKMSVEIPAPFFNRNQGNIQKGKALARKAKSENLSVYNDLLFQLRRNFNSYNVERKRVIEFRDKILPKAEESLKLITRGYKEGEFNYIDLLDAQRTWAETRISYIESLKSLNQFIADIERLAVTKIGGQ
- a CDS encoding cation-translocating P-type ATPase produces the protein MTEDIVETYKLIVEGMDCQDEVNIIEKKLRSLAGIKDFQIYLATQGVKVIYDPSLISIQQIIKSVAETGMKASVVREAMAKITWWKEKRIIALSACGLFTLVAFVLEKLEWKGMITIILHSLAIVIGGYYPAKMAFNALKTLTLNIRTLMVTGAIGAVALGLWEEASMLVFIYLLGDVLEIYTVSKSRGAIRMLMELTPKEALVRRDGKEMILPVEEVEISDSIIIRPAEKIPLDGKIIKGYSGIDQSPITGESIPVEKKEGDDVFAGTLNQRGVLEVMVTKLSKDTTLAKIIHSVEEAQARKSSYQRFGEKFGKYYTPVMFALAFVVAVVPPLLWVGFSYWFYRGLVVLVVSCSCGIALSVPVTIVAAIGNAARHGILVKGGVFLEIAAKLKAIAFDKTGTVTIGKPSVIDIIPLNNQTKEKILQLAASIESRSEHPLGETIVSHAKERGLHLQMVDAFESLLGMGAKAKIGNCEYFIGSKRLFLQFLTPNAAGYNEFTSSSIPLYEGDKGGGETGVVKNPQKTDKILAQISELENQGKTVILLGSEKELLGIIAVADRVRVEAKNVVQTLKHEGIERVIMLTGDNEGTAAEIARETEIDEFYAKLLPEDKVETVKKLKEKYHCIAMVGDGVNDAPAMAESDAGIAMGAAGTDIAIETSDFVLMSDDLAKVPYIIKLSRRAVKIIRQNIVISLLIIAFLVPVALCGWIGLVPGLLINEIGGLIVIANGLRLLR